The DNA region CACGCGACCCGAGCCATCACGTGCTCGGCATCCTCCAGCTGTTCGGCGCGACCACCCGGCTCATCGAGACGTACCGGGTGAAGGAGAACCGCGTGAAGGGGTGGGACCGCAAGGGCAAGAAGGTCGTCGACATGCCCATCGAGGAGCCCATGGAGGTCCGCGAGGGCGAACAGTGGACCAACCAACCGTGAGGTGATCGGAATGACGGACAACTCCACACCCCCGACCGACCTCGAAGCCACCCGGGATCCGCCGGCGGATCCGACCGACCCGGAGGAGTTCGAGGCGATCAAGCGCCACCACGGCTCTCGGGCGGCGCTGTACGCCGTCCTCGCGGGGACGTTCTGCTACCCCGACGGCGACGCGGTCGCGGAGCTGACGGACGAGGAGACGATCTCCGCGATGCGCTCGGCCGCGAACCGCCTCGGCTGCGGCGACGCGGCCGCCGACCTCGCGTCGGCGCTGACCGCCCCCGACTTGGACGCCGAGACGTTCGCCGACGGCTACGACGCGCTGTTCGGCCTCCCCGGCGACGACGGCGAGTACCCGGTCGTCCCGTACGAGGCCGACTACACCGCCCGCGACGACCTCAGCGCAAAACAGCGCCGGATCGCGACCGTCTCCGGACTGCTTTCGGCGTTCGACCTGGAACGCGCCGACGACTACCACGAGCGCCGGGACCACGTCGCCGTCGAGTTGGAGCTGATGCAGGTGCTCGCCGCCCGGCGCGCGATCGTCGAGGCGGACTCCGACGACGACCGGGGCGAGGATCTCGCGCTGGCGGAGGCGACCGTGCTGGAGGAGCACCTCGCGGACTTCCTCCCGGGGCTCGCACACGACATCGGGTCGGCCGCCGGGCGCGAGGGCGTCCCCGAGGCGGCCGCGGACGTGTACGTCGCCGCCGCGGACCTCGCGACGGCGCTCCTGGAGCGCGACCGGGCGGGCCACCCCGACGCGCCGACCGCCGACGCGACGAACGGGGGTGAGCCGGCGTGAGCGATTCGACCGGCGGACTCGGCGGCCCTACCCGGTCGTCGCCCGCGCTCCGCGAGCGACTCGTCGCCCGCGTCGACGCCTCCGCCGCGCGGGGTGCGACCGTGGTGACCGTGGTCGTGCTCGCGGCGCTGCTGTCCGCGCAAGCCGCGCTCGGCGCGGCGGTGACCGGCGGCGCGCAGCCGGTCGCGGCCGTCGACAGCGCGCCGACCGAGCCGAACGCGCTTGCCTGGGAGAACGCCACCGCGCGGACGGTCGAGCTG from Halobaculum sp. CBA1158 includes:
- a CDS encoding molecular chaperone TorD family protein; translated protein: MTDNSTPPTDLEATRDPPADPTDPEEFEAIKRHHGSRAALYAVLAGTFCYPDGDAVAELTDEETISAMRSAANRLGCGDAAADLASALTAPDLDAETFADGYDALFGLPGDDGEYPVVPYEADYTARDDLSAKQRRIATVSGLLSAFDLERADDYHERRDHVAVELELMQVLAARRAIVEADSDDDRGEDLALAEATVLEEHLADFLPGLAHDIGSAAGREGVPEAAADVYVAAADLATALLERDRAGHPDAPTADATNGGEPA